The window AGTCTCGGCGCGACGGCCGATGCCGAGGACGCGTGGTCCGAGACGTTCCTCGCGGCGTTGCGTGCGTGGCCCGAACTGCCGGACGACTCGAACGTCGAGGCGTGGCTCGTGCGCGTCGCGCAGCGCAAGTGCATCGACATCGTGCGCGCTCGGGCCCACGTCGCGATCCCCGTGGCCGAACTCCCCGAGCGGCCGTCGACGATCGGGCGACCGGGGGTGCGGGATCTCGATCTGTGGGACGCGGTCGCGGCGCTGCCCGAGCGGCAGCGCCTCGCGGTCTCGGCCCACCACCTCGCGGGTCTCACACACGCGGAGACCGCGGCGCTCATCGGTGGCACGCCGGACGCGGCGAGGCGCGCGTGCGCGGACGGCATCAGGACGCTGCGGCGTCGCGCGGCGCGAGAGGACCCGCTGGCCGAGGGGACGGGCCACGGGAGTCGGGGGCGTGCGAGTCCGCGCACGAGCACCGGAATGAGCACGACCCCGGGATCGAGGACGACGGTGAACACCAACACGAAGGCGAGCACGGACACGAAGGCGAGCACGAGCAACGCCCCGGCTGTCACCCGCGCCGCGGGCGAGGGCACGACGGGAACGGAGGAGGACGCACGATGACGATCGACGGCACGACCGAGGTGGACGAGGGTGGCGCCGGGCGGACCGACCCGGCGGATCTCCGCTCGGGACTCCCGATTCCCGGCGACGACCTCGCGCGTCTGCGCGTGCGTCTCGCGACGCGGGCGAACGACGAGGCGCTCGTCGACGTCGGGCATCGCACGGTCGATTCACCCCTCGGCCCGCTCCTCGTCGCGGTCACGGAGCGCGGGATCGTCCGCATCGCGTTCGAGCGCCAGGGGTTCGACGCCGCGCTCGAGGAGCTCGCGACCCGCATCGGCGCGCGTGTGCTCGAGGACCCGGCACGAACCGATCCGGTCGCCCGTCAGCTCGACGAGTACTTCGACGGCCGGCGGCGGGCGTTCGAACTGCCCGTCGACCATCGCCTCGCGCACGGGTTCCGCGCTCTCGTGCAGGCCGCGCTGCCCGACATCCCGTTCGGCACCACGACGAGTTACGGCGAGCTCGCGCGCGTCGTCGGCCGGCCCGGTGCGGCCCGGGCCGTGGGAACGGCGTGCGCCACGAATCCCGTGCCGATCGTCGTGCCGTGCCACCGCGTGCTGCGGGCCGACGGCTCGGCAGGCGGCTACGCGGGCGGCGAAGCCGCGAAGCGACTCCTGCTCGCGCTCGAGCGGCGCGCATGAACGGCGGCCGCCGGGACGAGCCCGCGCAGCACGGGGTGACGGGGATGCGCCGCGCGTGCGATGTAGGGCCCTCGTGGGAGCATGGGACCTGGCGTCGGAACCGGCGTCGGCGGTTCGGGAGGGTGCGGTGACCCAGCTCTTCGGCGACGACGCGTTCGAGCGCGTTCCGCGCGTCCTCGCGCCCGGTGCGACCTGGGTGCCGGATTGGCTCGACGTCGAACAGCAGGCCTGGATCGTGCGTCGCTTCGCGGAGTGGGCGGACGGCCCCGTCCCCATCCGGCACCCGCGCGTCGGCGCGCACGAGATGAGCGTCCGCAACGTCTGTCTCGGTAGGCACTGGAGGCCGGGCGGCTACTCGCGTGTCGCGGACGACGTCAACGGCCGCGCGGTCCTGCCGGTGCCCGATTGGCTCGTCCGCCTCGGTCGTCGTGCGATCGCCGCGACGGGCGATGCCGAGACGGCCGCGTCGTACACCCCCGACGCGGTGCTCGCGAACTACTACGACCTCGACGCGCACATGGGCATGCACCAGGACCGCGACGAACCGTCCGGCGCGCCCGTGGTGTCGATCTCCATCGGCGACAGTTGCACCTTCCGGTTCGGCAACACGGCGGGACGCGGACGGCCGTACGAGGACATCCGGCTCGCGTCGGGTGACCTGTTCGTGTTCGGCGGCCCCGCACGGCTCGCGTTCCACGGTGTCGTCCGGATCCACCCGGGCACCGCCCCGAGCGGCATCGGCCTCGCCTCGGGCCGCATCAATCTCACGCTGCGCTCGACGGGCCTCGCACCGTGAGAACGACCGGCCCGCACGTCCGAGGGGCGTGAGACGGTTGACGCAGTCGGGAACGGGCGATGTCGAGCGGAGGGTGGACGACGATGGGTGATGGAGCGACGACGGGAGCGGACGCGGGTTCGGGTGTCGTGGTCGGCGACGACGGGCTCGCGCGTCCGACGTGGGCGGCGAGCGATCCGCTGTTGCGCGAGTACTACGACACCGAGTGGGGCCTGCCCGTGCGCGACGAGACCGGCCTGTTCGAGCGCATCAGTCTCGAGGCGTTCCAGTCCGGGCTGAGCTGGGCGACGATCCTGCGCAAGCGGCCCGCCTTCCGCTCCGCGTTCGGCGGCTTCGTACCCGATACGGTGGCCGACTACGGCGATGCCGACGTCGAGCGGCTGCTGGCCGACGCGGGCATCGTCCGCAATCGGGCCAAGATCGAGGCGACGATCGCGAACGCCCGCGCGACCGTCGCATTGCGTGACGGTGGGGGCCTCGTGGACCTCGTGTGGTCGTTCCGTCCGGCCCGCACGCCGACTCCTCGCACACTCGAGGAGATCCCGACGCGCTCGGCCGAGTCGACGGCGCTCGCGAAGGCCCTCCGCGCGCACGGGTTCCGCTTCGTCGGGCCCACGACGATGCACGCGCTCATGGAGGCGATCGGCATGATCGACACCCACCTCGTCGACTCGCACCGCCGCGGCACGTCGGGGGTGTGGCCCCTCCCGGCGTCCTGAGCCGACGCCGAGCCACGCCCGCACCGGGTCACACCGGGAAGACCGTCGTCTCCAGGTCGTCGAGGATCACGTGGGCCGCCGTGAGCGAGACGCCGAGCCCCCACGCATCCCCCATGACGTGCACCGACCCGGTGCGCACGGCGGGCAGCGCCTGCCACAGCTCATTGCCCTCGAGCGCGGTGAACGGGCTCGCATCGGCGCTCACGCCGTCCGTCTTCTGCTGGTAGCCGACGATCGTCGCCGAGTCCACGACGGAGAGCTCCTCGAGGGACAGCGGCACGACGACGGTCGAGTAGTCGAACATCGTGCAGTCGTCGGGCTGCTGTGAGGACGGTTGGGTCACGCCCGCATCCGTGAGGACGGTGCCGAACCACGTGCACCCGCTGCGGTAGTACAGCGGCGACCCCTCGTAGACGTCGACGCGCGTGAGCGTGAGGTCGCCGCCGCGCGTCCCGAGCGATGACGCGACCTCGGCGGCGCGCGTCTCGTAGGCGGCGATGCCCGAGTCGATCTCGGCCGACTTCCCGACGACGCCGGCGAGGAAGCGGACGTCGTCGAGCCACGCGTCGTTGTAGAACGCGTAGGGCACCGCGACGGTGGGTGCGATCGATTGCATGCGATCGAAGGAGGACGCGCCGTTCGTGGCGTCGAGGATGATGAGATCGGGGTCGAGCGCTGCGATCGCCTCGGGACTCGGATCGAGCATGCCGCCCACGACTTCGATGCCCTCGAGATCCGCCGGATCGAGGTAGTCGGGGAACACCGCGCCGTCCGGGTAGATGCTCGCCGCACCGACGACGGGGACGTCGAGCTCGATGAGGGTGGGCAGCGTCATGAGCGGATCGAGCACGACGACACGCTGCGGGTCGTCGGGGACGCAGGCGGTACCGAGCTCGTGCTCGACGTCGTGGCACGCGGCTTCGGCCGTGTCCTCGCCCGTCGCCGGGGTGCACGCGGTGAGGAGCAGCGCGAGCAGGAGCGGTGGAGCGAGGAGCGAGGTTCGACGCAGTGGCATGGGTTCTCCAGTGGGTGGCGCACGTCCTCGCCGTGTGGCGAGCGTTGGGAACGCGCTTCATATTAGGGCAGCCTAAGTGAATGTGGCAGTCCATGTCAGGGTGTCGTCGCGCTGCTACGCTGTGCCGATGACGCGGAGCCCCGGCTGGCAGATTCGCGCGGCCGAGATGCAGCGACGCATTCGAACGCACGCGATCGCACTCTTCCGGGAGCGCGGCTTCGACGAGGTGACGATCGCCGAGATCGCGCGGGCCGCAGGCGTCGCCGAGCGCACCGTGTACCGCTACGTCGGCAGCAAGGAGGCGATCGTCTTCGAGCACTCGCCGGGCACCTTCGAGCCGTTCCTCGACGCGCTCCGGCGGGAACCGCGCGACCTTCCCGTCACGGCCGCGGTGTCGAACTGTGTGCGCCGGTTCCTGTCGAGCGATGCCGAGCTGCAGACCGATCGCGACCGGGTGTCGCTCCTGCGCGAGACGCCGTCGCTGTACTCGGCCTGGTTGCTCGCGCTCCGTGACCTCGAGGCCGGGCTCGCCGCGTGGCTCGCGGAGCGCACCGGCGCACCGGCCGACGACGTCGGGATCCGCGCCGGGGCGGCCGCGATCACGGCCGCCCATCGCATCGCGAACGAGAGCTGGGACACGGGGGACATGGGCTCGTACCTCGACGGCTTCGAGCGTGCCCTCCGTGTGCTCGGCGCCCGTCTCGACGATCTCGTCGGCGCGCCGACCGCCGATCGGTCCGCGCCGGAACGAGACGACGCCGCGCCGTCCCGCGGTGCGGGCGCGTGATGGTCCAGGGCGGTGTCAGGCCTCCGGACGGCCGAGCGCCTCGAGCAGGCGCAACCAGATCTCGCTGACCGTGGGGTAGGCGGGGACCGCGTGCCAGAGCCGGCCGACGGGCACCTCCCCGACGATCGCGATCGTGGCCGCGTGCACGAGCTCGGCGACGGCCGGACCCACGAAGGTCGCGCCGATCACGACGTCGCGCTCGCGGTCGATCACGAGCCGTGCGGCGCCCTGATCGCGATCGCCCTCGAGTGCGGCGCCCGCGACCGACGAGAACCCGACGTCGACGACTCGGACGGGCCGCCCCTTGTCCGCCGCCGACGCGGCCGTGTGGCCGACGGCGGCGACCTCGGGGTCGGTGAACACGACCTGCGGGACCGCGTCGTGATCCGCCGTCGCGACGCCGAAACCCCACGGCGCGTCGTCGGGTGTGCGGCCCGCCGCCCGCGCGGCGATCGCGTCACCGGCCGCGCGGGCCTGGTACTTCCCCTGGTGGGTGAGCGGCGCGCGGCCGTTCACGTCGCCGACGCCGTAGAGCCAGTCGGTGCCCGGGACGAGCA is drawn from Pseudoclavibacter chungangensis and contains these coding sequences:
- a CDS encoding RNA polymerase sigma factor, whose protein sequence is MRTPFDRAVRAHGETVLRVCRASLGATADAEDAWSETFLAALRAWPELPDDSNVEAWLVRVAQRKCIDIVRARAHVAIPVAELPERPSTIGRPGVRDLDLWDAVAALPERQRLAVSAHHLAGLTHAETAALIGGTPDAARRACADGIRTLRRRAAREDPLAEGTGHGSRGRASPRTSTGMSTTPGSRTTVNTNTKASTDTKASTSNAPAVTRAAGEGTTGTEEDAR
- a CDS encoding methylated-DNA--[protein]-cysteine S-methyltransferase — its product is MTIDGTTEVDEGGAGRTDPADLRSGLPIPGDDLARLRVRLATRANDEALVDVGHRTVDSPLGPLLVAVTERGIVRIAFERQGFDAALEELATRIGARVLEDPARTDPVARQLDEYFDGRRRAFELPVDHRLAHGFRALVQAALPDIPFGTTTSYGELARVVGRPGAARAVGTACATNPVPIVVPCHRVLRADGSAGGYAGGEAAKRLLLALERRA
- a CDS encoding alpha-ketoglutarate-dependent dioxygenase AlkB family protein, which encodes MTQLFGDDAFERVPRVLAPGATWVPDWLDVEQQAWIVRRFAEWADGPVPIRHPRVGAHEMSVRNVCLGRHWRPGGYSRVADDVNGRAVLPVPDWLVRLGRRAIAATGDAETAASYTPDAVLANYYDLDAHMGMHQDRDEPSGAPVVSISIGDSCTFRFGNTAGRGRPYEDIRLASGDLFVFGGPARLAFHGVVRIHPGTAPSGIGLASGRINLTLRSTGLAP
- a CDS encoding DNA-3-methyladenine glycosylase I; the encoded protein is MGDGATTGADAGSGVVVGDDGLARPTWAASDPLLREYYDTEWGLPVRDETGLFERISLEAFQSGLSWATILRKRPAFRSAFGGFVPDTVADYGDADVERLLADAGIVRNRAKIEATIANARATVALRDGGGLVDLVWSFRPARTPTPRTLEEIPTRSAESTALAKALRAHGFRFVGPTTMHALMEAIGMIDTHLVDSHRRGTSGVWPLPAS
- a CDS encoding iron-siderophore ABC transporter substrate-binding protein — its product is MPLRRTSLLAPPLLLALLLTACTPATGEDTAEAACHDVEHELGTACVPDDPQRVVVLDPLMTLPTLIELDVPVVGAASIYPDGAVFPDYLDPADLEGIEVVGGMLDPSPEAIAALDPDLIILDATNGASSFDRMQSIAPTVAVPYAFYNDAWLDDVRFLAGVVGKSAEIDSGIAAYETRAAEVASSLGTRGGDLTLTRVDVYEGSPLYYRSGCTWFGTVLTDAGVTQPSSQQPDDCTMFDYSTVVVPLSLEELSVVDSATIVGYQQKTDGVSADASPFTALEGNELWQALPAVRTGSVHVMGDAWGLGVSLTAAHVILDDLETTVFPV
- a CDS encoding TetR/AcrR family transcriptional regulator produces the protein MTRSPGWQIRAAEMQRRIRTHAIALFRERGFDEVTIAEIARAAGVAERTVYRYVGSKEAIVFEHSPGTFEPFLDALRREPRDLPVTAAVSNCVRRFLSSDAELQTDRDRVSLLRETPSLYSAWLLALRDLEAGLAAWLAERTGAPADDVGIRAGAAAITAAHRIANESWDTGDMGSYLDGFERALRVLGARLDDLVGAPTADRSAPERDDAAPSRGAGA